One segment of Proteus appendicitidis DNA contains the following:
- a CDS encoding MFS transporter, which translates to MHPNNNSQWRDLFSGRNGAISFALSFGVVIHAINILMATTILPSVVTDIGGMGLYAWNTTLFVAASIIGSVLSARLLNLLGAKGAYLAGTVLFFIGSLLCAIAPKMEVMLIGRFVQGLGGGLLFALSYAMVNIVYDQALWPRAMALISGMWGVATLIGPAIGGIFAQLDAWRYAFGIMLPIMLFYGIYLWFILPKNSSDAPKSTSQSLPYLQLIILTVAVLLISSGSLSSSLTINLLSIVAVFGLIGVLIFCEKRFTVRLLPTNTFKGLSLHALLYLTISLLAIGMTCEIFVPYYLQSLHMQTPLASGYMSALMALGWTVAEVISASWQGAKMRFSILSGPIIVFIGLVVLAFVIPNPLLQSGNAMSLFIILFALFLVGYGIGFGWPHLLTRILQAASTQDKDIAGASITTVQLFATALGSALAGMIVNLNGFNSGSPEGLSSSASALFLFLALAPLIAIYTAWKITRCSY; encoded by the coding sequence ATGCACCCAAATAATAATAGCCAATGGCGTGATCTCTTTTCAGGGCGGAATGGTGCAATCTCTTTTGCCCTCTCTTTTGGTGTCGTGATCCACGCGATTAATATTTTAATGGCAACGACTATTTTGCCTTCTGTTGTAACAGATATTGGCGGAATGGGATTATATGCATGGAATACCACGTTATTTGTAGCAGCTTCAATTATTGGCTCCGTATTGTCTGCTCGCTTACTCAATTTATTAGGTGCTAAAGGTGCGTATTTAGCTGGTACAGTATTATTTTTTATTGGTAGTTTGTTGTGTGCAATTGCACCTAAAATGGAAGTGATGCTTATTGGCCGATTTGTTCAAGGTCTTGGTGGGGGGCTTTTATTTGCGCTTTCTTATGCCATGGTGAATATCGTTTACGATCAAGCATTATGGCCAAGAGCAATGGCATTAATTTCAGGAATGTGGGGTGTTGCTACCTTAATTGGCCCTGCTATTGGTGGGATTTTTGCTCAATTAGATGCTTGGCGTTATGCCTTTGGTATTATGTTACCTATCATGCTTTTTTATGGTATTTATCTGTGGTTTATTTTACCCAAAAATAGCAGTGACGCGCCAAAATCAACCTCACAAAGCCTGCCTTATCTTCAACTGATCATTTTAACAGTCGCTGTTTTGCTGATTTCATCGGGTAGCCTTTCGTCCTCACTTACCATTAATTTGCTTAGTATTGTGGCTGTATTTGGTTTAATTGGTGTACTTATTTTCTGCGAAAAACGTTTTACCGTTCGGCTATTACCCACCAATACATTTAAAGGGCTATCTTTACACGCACTTTTGTATTTAACTATTTCGCTATTGGCCATCGGTATGACTTGTGAGATCTTTGTCCCTTATTATCTACAAAGTTTACATATGCAAACGCCTTTAGCTTCTGGCTATATGAGTGCATTAATGGCATTAGGCTGGACAGTTGCTGAAGTCATTAGTGCAAGTTGGCAAGGTGCTAAAATGCGTTTTAGTATTTTAAGTGGCCCTATTATTGTTTTTATCGGTTTAGTCGTATTGGCTTTTGTTATTCCTAATCCACTGTTGCAATCAGGAAACGCAATGAGTCTTTTTATTATTTTATTTGCTTTGTTCTTAGTGGGCTATGGTATTGGTTTTGGTTGGCCTCACCTATTAACACGTATATTGCAAGCCGCTTCCACACAAGATAAAGATATTGCGGGTGCCTCAATTACTACCGTACAACTGTTTGCAACCGCACTAGGTTCTGCACTTGCAGGTATGATAGTTAATTTAAATGGTTTTAATAGTGGTTCTCCTGAAGGGCTTTCTTCTTCTGCATCTGCCCTCTTCTTATTTTTAGCATTAGCGCCATTAATAGCGATTTATACCGCGTGGAAAATAACACGTTGTTCTTATTAA
- a CDS encoding RidA family protein, whose translation MTSHLIQQNIEALSSPGGHYSHVVTANNMSFVSGLLPLDKQGKPLADKPVEVQITQVLENLTACLLGINAKKTDIAQVKVYVTDINEWPIVNELYAKWIGEHRPARLVAGVKELHFGSKIEIEAVVIKE comes from the coding sequence ATGACCTCACATCTTATCCAACAAAATATTGAAGCACTCTCTTCACCTGGTGGGCATTACTCTCATGTCGTTACTGCAAATAATATGTCGTTTGTTTCTGGGTTATTGCCATTAGATAAACAAGGTAAACCTTTAGCAGACAAACCCGTTGAAGTCCAAATCACACAAGTACTTGAAAATTTAACTGCTTGTCTTCTCGGAATTAATGCAAAGAAAACCGATATTGCTCAAGTTAAAGTCTATGTGACAGATATTAATGAATGGCCTATCGTTAATGAGTTATATGCAAAATGGATTGGCGAGCATAGACCAGCAAGATTAGTGGCGGGTGTAAAAGAGCTACATTTTGGGAGTAAAATTGAAATTGAAGCCGTTGTTATTAAGGAATAA
- a CDS encoding threo-3-hydroxy-L-aspartate ammonia-lyase, protein MNKLLAPTYKDVADAHQRILPYLNKTPVLTSRTINELTGAQFYFKCENFQRMGAFKFRGAMNALSQFTAEQRKKGVVTFSSGNHAQAIALSAKLLGIPATIIMPEDAPKAKMEATKGYGGRVISYNRYTEDREEIGQQLAQKEGLTLIPPYDHPHIIAGQGTAAKELFDEVGALDMLFVPLGGGGLLSGSLLSTKALSPHCKIFGVEPLAGNDGQQSLRKGEIIHIDTPKTIADGAQTQHLGNYTFDIIRNNVNDILTATDEELILAMQFYAQRMKIIVEPTGCLSLAAARQFGDKLKGKKIGIIISGGNVDITQYGHFLAQ, encoded by the coding sequence ATGAATAAGTTACTTGCTCCTACTTATAAAGATGTTGCTGACGCTCATCAACGTATTCTGCCATATCTTAATAAAACACCGGTTTTAACCTCTCGCACTATTAATGAGCTAACAGGAGCGCAATTTTATTTTAAATGTGAAAACTTTCAGCGAATGGGCGCATTTAAATTTCGTGGTGCGATGAATGCGTTATCTCAATTTACCGCAGAACAACGTAAAAAGGGTGTCGTGACTTTCTCATCAGGCAATCATGCGCAAGCTATAGCTTTATCGGCAAAGCTATTAGGTATTCCTGCAACTATTATCATGCCTGAAGATGCACCAAAGGCAAAAATGGAAGCCACAAAAGGCTATGGTGGTCGCGTGATCAGCTATAACCGTTATACAGAAGATCGTGAAGAAATTGGGCAACAACTTGCACAAAAAGAAGGTCTAACATTAATTCCACCTTACGATCATCCTCATATTATTGCCGGGCAAGGTACTGCCGCAAAAGAGTTGTTTGATGAAGTTGGTGCATTAGATATGCTATTTGTTCCATTAGGTGGTGGTGGATTACTTTCCGGCTCTTTATTATCAACCAAAGCCCTCTCACCACATTGTAAAATATTTGGCGTAGAGCCTTTAGCCGGAAATGACGGGCAACAATCATTACGCAAAGGCGAAATCATTCATATTGATACACCGAAAACAATTGCAGACGGCGCACAAACTCAGCACTTAGGCAATTATACTTTTGATATTATTCGTAACAATGTGAACGATATTTTAACGGCGACAGATGAAGAATTAATTTTGGCTATGCAGTTTTATGCTCAGCGAATGAAAATAATTGTAGAGCCAACGGGCTGTTTAAGTTTAGCGGCTGCTCGTCAATTTGGTGATAAATTAAAAGGTAAGAAAATAGGTATTATTATCAGCGGTGGTAATGTTGATATCACGCAATATGGCCACTTTTTAGCACAATAA
- a CDS encoding dihydrodipicolinate synthase family protein, with protein sequence MKKLFGVTVAMVTPFNSHDQVDIKALSELTEMLVTKGVDCLYPCGTTGEMLRLSASERKNVAKTVVETANKRLPVFIHVGAMTLTETIELAKHAVEIGADGIGVVTPQFFGATDRELENYFVTVANSVPDNFPVYLYNIPQCAANNIKPELAAKVQQQCKNVIGIKYSFADNNTTLSYLAVEEGFSVLHGYDKLFLGLLDAGCDGTVSGCACVFPEPFVNMYKAYIAGHYQEAKYWQQFCVKFSDALKSGANMAIFKSALTMRGLEGGHMRLPQLDLLPEENQQLKENLTQLCKEAGITFSLN encoded by the coding sequence ATGAAAAAATTATTTGGCGTTACAGTGGCAATGGTTACTCCGTTTAATTCGCACGATCAAGTAGATATTAAAGCGTTATCTGAATTAACTGAAATGCTCGTAACCAAAGGCGTTGATTGCCTTTATCCTTGTGGTACAACGGGTGAGATGTTGCGTTTATCTGCATCAGAGCGTAAAAATGTTGCTAAAACCGTTGTTGAAACAGCGAATAAGCGTTTACCGGTCTTTATTCATGTTGGTGCAATGACATTAACTGAAACCATTGAATTAGCCAAACATGCCGTTGAAATTGGTGCCGATGGTATTGGTGTGGTGACACCACAATTTTTTGGTGCGACAGACAGAGAATTAGAAAACTATTTTGTAACCGTGGCAAATAGTGTGCCGGATAATTTCCCTGTTTATCTGTATAACATTCCACAATGTGCTGCAAATAATATCAAGCCTGAATTAGCGGCCAAAGTACAACAACAGTGTAAAAATGTAATTGGTATTAAATACAGTTTTGCTGATAACAATACAACATTAAGTTATCTTGCGGTTGAAGAGGGTTTTTCAGTCCTTCACGGTTACGATAAATTATTCCTAGGCTTATTAGATGCAGGCTGTGACGGTACGGTTTCAGGTTGTGCTTGTGTATTCCCTGAGCCATTTGTGAATATGTATAAAGCTTATATCGCAGGTCATTACCAAGAAGCAAAATACTGGCAACAATTTTGTGTGAAATTTAGTGATGCACTTAAGTCTGGCGCGAATATGGCAATATTTAAATCGGCATTAACCATGCGTGGTTTAGAAGGCGGACATATGCGTTTGCCGCAACTTGATTTATTGCCTGAAGAAAATCAACAATTAAAAGAAAATCTAACTCAATTATGTAAAGAAGCAGGTATTACTTTTTCACTTAACTAA
- a CDS encoding dihydroxyacetone kinase subunit L, protein MNITLDMLKQAVSRIAIACEQSQSMLCEADSRLGDGDLGITMQKGWRQIADDSQDWSDDLSKVLFQCSKSLQKACASSFGTLQATAFMAMAKYCKENQLQEISPSDISPLLTIAYQSMMARGKGELGQKSVLDILYHLSEALKPTLAIDNLKAAALQSVDSTLNEFRQKPNLLGRARMFPEKSIGLDDPGMLAIKVIVEAI, encoded by the coding sequence ATGAATATTACACTTGATATGCTCAAACAAGCGGTGAGCCGTATCGCTATCGCTTGTGAGCAATCTCAATCAATGCTGTGTGAAGCAGATAGTCGTCTAGGTGATGGGGATCTCGGGATCACGATGCAAAAAGGCTGGCGACAAATTGCGGACGATTCACAAGATTGGTCTGATGATCTCAGCAAAGTACTTTTTCAATGCAGTAAATCATTACAAAAAGCCTGTGCTTCTTCTTTTGGTACATTGCAAGCTACGGCTTTTATGGCAATGGCAAAATACTGCAAAGAGAATCAACTTCAAGAAATCTCGCCTTCTGACATTTCACCGCTATTAACTATTGCATACCAAAGCATGATGGCGAGAGGAAAAGGGGAATTAGGGCAAAAATCCGTACTCGATATTCTTTACCATTTATCTGAAGCGCTAAAACCAACTTTAGCTATCGATAATCTAAAAGCAGCAGCCTTACAAAGCGTCGATAGTACGCTTAATGAATTTCGCCAAAAACCTAATTTATTAGGTCGCGCTCGTATGTTCCCAGAAAAATCTATTGGTTTAGATGATCCGGGTATGTTGGCAATTAAAGTTATTGTTGAAGCAATCTGA
- a CDS encoding dihydroxyacetone kinase subunit DhaK, which translates to MKKILNKPENYVDETLAGLCLAHSDIYRQPQPRLIARSKKVNKTKVGIVTGGGSGHLPVFTGYVGEGLLDAAAVGDVFASPSADLMADAIREANNGLGVLLLYGNYGGDIMNFDMATETVDFEDDIRCTTVLAADDVASAKPEEAHKRRGVAGMIYGFKMAGAKAEEGATLDEVTRIAQKTMENTRTIGCALTSCTLPAVGHPTFEIGEDEMEMGMGIHGEPGIWRDKLRSADDIAQEMFDRLQAELSLKIGDKVSVLVNSLGATPLEELYILYNKIAQLIDKTGATIVHPLVGRYATSMEMTGASLTLCKLDEELEALMNAPAHCAFWRV; encoded by the coding sequence ATGAAAAAAATATTAAATAAGCCAGAAAACTATGTCGATGAAACATTAGCGGGTTTATGCCTTGCTCATAGTGATATTTATCGTCAACCACAGCCAAGATTGATTGCTCGTTCGAAAAAAGTAAATAAGACCAAAGTGGGTATTGTAACGGGAGGTGGATCGGGTCACTTACCTGTATTTACAGGATATGTGGGTGAGGGCTTATTAGATGCGGCTGCCGTAGGCGATGTTTTTGCTTCACCTTCAGCAGATTTAATGGCAGATGCCATTCGTGAAGCCAACAATGGCTTAGGTGTGTTGTTACTGTATGGCAATTATGGTGGCGATATCATGAATTTTGATATGGCGACCGAAACGGTCGATTTTGAAGATGATATTCGTTGTACAACCGTTTTAGCCGCTGATGATGTGGCTTCAGCAAAACCAGAAGAAGCACACAAACGTCGTGGTGTTGCTGGGATGATCTATGGTTTTAAAATGGCGGGTGCCAAAGCTGAAGAAGGAGCAACACTTGATGAAGTTACGCGTATTGCTCAAAAAACCATGGAAAATACCCGAACCATTGGTTGTGCGTTGACATCTTGCACCTTACCCGCAGTAGGACATCCTACTTTTGAAATCGGTGAAGATGAAATGGAAATGGGGATGGGTATTCACGGTGAACCGGGAATTTGGCGTGATAAATTACGCAGCGCAGATGATATTGCACAAGAGATGTTTGATCGCTTACAGGCAGAATTATCATTAAAAATAGGTGATAAAGTCTCTGTATTAGTTAACTCTTTAGGCGCAACGCCATTAGAAGAGCTTTATATTCTGTACAACAAAATAGCACAACTGATTGATAAAACAGGTGCAACAATTGTACATCCATTAGTCGGTCGTTATGCCACATCCATGGAAATGACTGGGGCAAGTTTAACATTGTGTAAATTAGATGAAGAGCTAGAAGCCTTGATGAATGCACCCGCTCATTGTGCATTCTGGAGGGTATAG